The genomic window GACTACCCCCACAACACGCCAACGCTTGCCACCGATGGCTACAACGGCGATGACATGATCGTCCGCGACATCCGGCTCAAGCGTGGAGGCAACGTCTACTACCTCGCCTCCGCGCCGACCTCTGCCGTGGGTGACCATGTCAGGCGCGAGCATCGACTCGGTGACGTGGTGGTGGCCGGCACCCACGACCTGGAGGTCCGGTCCCTGGCCGTCGACCTCAGCTGTGAGGTGGTGTGGGACCCGGCCTCGCCGCCTGCCAACCTTGGATTCGAAGTATGCAGGGCACCAGGTGGCGGCAGGCACGTCGCCGCGGGCGCCTTCCTGGGTGGTCCCTTCGCCTACGTCAACCGCCGCCCCACGATCAACCCCACGGCCGGCGAAACCCAAACCCTGGTGGACCCTGCCGTGGGCAGTCTTGCGCTGCGCATCCTGGTGGATCGCACCAGCGTGGAAATGTTCGTCGGTGACGGGCGCGTGGTCCATTCACATCGGGTATTTCCCCTTGAAGGCGATGACGGTATCCGCCTTTATGCCCATGAAGGATCGGCCACGTTCCGGAACCTGACCCTCCGGGAGCTCAAGGTCACCCCATAGACCGATGCTGAGCCGGTGACGGCTGGCCAGCGTCCAACGACAAAGGGCAGGACCACCTTCCTGGTGGCCCTGCCCTTTGCTGCGTAGGGTGCGTTTCCTGCGCCCGCGGTTCGGGCTTCCTGTTGCGATGGTGTGCAGGTGCCGTCCCCTACGCATGCCGAACTCTTCTTCGGCAGTCCATGAGGTCCTGGACTACATGATTCCGGTGGGAACCAGCAGGGCCCAAGCCAGGGCGGGTGCCACCAGGACTACGCCGCCGGCGTACATCATCAGTTGCTTATACACGCGCTGGCGATCGTCTTCGCGGGCATTGGCCACAACCAACGCTCCGTCGGTGGAGAAGGGAGAGACGTCAACGACGGTTGCGGCGATGGCCAGGGCAGCCACGGTGCCTGACGCGCTGAGTGAACTGGTCGCAAGCAACGGCCCGGCCAGCGGGATAAATGCGGTCAGCAGGGCAGTTGAGGAGGCGAAGGCCGAGCCGACTCCGATTACGTAGCAGAGAACAAGGGCAATGAGCAGCGGGGCTCCGAGCGCCAGGGCTTGCTCGGCCAGCGTGTCGATGACGCCGACGTGCTGCAGCAAGGACACGTAGGTGATCATGCCGGCGACCAGCAGCACCGTTGACCATGAAACTCCGCCGATGAACGTCTGGTGCTCCTTGATGTTGACCAGGGCCAGGAGGAGTCCGGCAGAGAGGGCGACGAAGCCGATGGGCATGTGGAAGCCCAAGGCGCACACAAGCATTGCCGCGATCAGGCCCAGGGTGAGGATCTGCTGGCCGTGGGGCCGGGTGCTGCGTGCCTCGAGGTCGGCATGCTGGCCCGCGGCGCCGTCGCGAAGTTTGCCCAGGAGGGCGAACAGCACCACGGTGAGGACCGAGAGGATGAGGTTCAGCGCGAAGCTCGCGCCGAAAAGGGCACCTTGGGAGATCGGGAAGCCGTTCTTCACGGCAATGTCATGGACCAGTACGCCTGCCACGGACAAGGGGGAGAACCCTCCGGCATGGGCCCCATTGATGATGAAGGCGCCCATCAGGACTGGGTGGATCCGTGATTCGTAGGCCAGTCCAATGGCTGCAGGCGCCAGCAGGGCGACGGCTGCGGGGGAGAACGTGCCCAGGGCGGTCAGTGATGCTGCCAGCAGGAAGAATACCCATGGCAAAAGCAACGTTTTGCCTCGAACCGCACGGACGCAGTTCTGGACGATGATGTCGATGGTCCCGTTCCTCTGGGCCATGCTGAAGAAGTACGTGACGCCAATGATGGTGATGACGATGTTTGACGGGAAATCGGCCAGGATCTCCTTATCGGTCATGCCCAGCATGAAGTAGCCGACACCGAAGGAGGCCACCAGCCCCATCACGCCAATGTTCAGCGGCCACTTGGTGGCGACGACGAACATCACCACCAGGATGACCAGCGGGATGATCTGGGTGGCAGTCATGGTCGGCTCCGATTCCGGGGTAGCCGCCGGGTTGAAGATGGCACCCCCGAACAGGATGGCGACCAAGCCCAGGATCACGGAAGCGGCAACCGTTAGAAGCAGGATACGGCGGCGGCGGTTGGGACTGCTGGAACTCCGGTCCCGGATTTCGCTCTCGACTTTGGGAGCTGGTTGGTACGTAGTCTTAGCCATGATGGTTTCTCCTCATTGAGTGGCTGATGCAAGCGAGGCTTCGACGGCACTGCCGAGAGTCTCCGGGAGGTGAATGATGCTGGTGGCGATGGTGCGGGCAGTCCGGTCGACGCCCACCAGGAGTGAACCGTCGCGTTGCTCGGTCCAGGTCTCGATCACGCCGGCCGGCGTCCGGAGTTTCAGGGTGGGGTAAGAAACGGTGCCCGTGATCCCGTTCAGCACCGTTCCTGGGGTGCGGGCGGCCAATGTCAAAGCGATGCTGCCCGTGATGGCCAGTGCCGGATGTGGCTTGCCCATGGAAAGCATCATGACGTTGACGTCACCTACGGGGTCGTTGCTGCTGGGTGCGGCCACGATCGCAAGCTTGGGAACGGCCCGCGCCGCCTGGGAGGGGCTCGTTGCCAAACCCATACGGACCGCCGCCTGGCGTCGGATAACGTCCAAGGTGTCCAGTTGCAGTTCCACCCCTGCGCCCCAGGTGTCATAGCGCGAAGTGTCCAGTCCCAACTCTTCTGCGCGGACCATGACAACTGGCGCACCGGCGTCGACCATTGATACGGTCCACCGCGTGCCTCCTGCGAGGATGACGTCCGTCGGCGCGCCGGTAGGAAGGAGCTTCCCGGTGGTTTTTCCTGCCGGATCAAAGAAGCCGAGGCCCACCCTGTAACCGGGAAAAACGACGCCGGGCATTTCCGCATCCGGAACGATCGGCAGGGCGCCATTGGGGGTGGAAACCCGCTGGATGATGATCTGGCCCGTGTTGGTGTTGCGGGTGACGATGCGGGTGGAATCGCCGTCGGGCGACACCCAGCCCTTTTCGATGGCGTACAGGCCCACAACTGCGGAGCAGTTGCCACAGTTGCTGCCCCAGTCCACGGCTGCCTCTTCGATGCCTACCTGCGCGAAGGTGAATTCGACATCCACGTCTTCGTCCTCGGGCCGGCTGAGGATCATCGCTTTGCTGGTGGTGGAAGTGGCCCCACCAACGCCGTCGATCTGGCGGGAGTCCGGGCTTCCGAAGAGCCTGGGAAGCAGCTCGTTGACGTCGGTGCCGGTTTGTTCCAGATGCGCAGTTTCAAAGACCCAGCACTTACTGGTACCTCCGCGCATCCATTCCGCTTCTATCTTCATGGTGTTCCCTGCATCTCGTTGATGTTGTTCCTGTTACGAGGATGATCCGGATCACAAATGAAGACAATGTTGGATATCTAGAGGGGGTTGTAGCCTTGCTTCATTCATTGCGGCTAAAGTGTCTAGCGGAGGAAAGCGTGCCTGTCTCTGGGCGATGCGGTCCGCGGAATGGCTGCTCTATGCCGAGTAAATGCAGTGAATGAACGGTTAAAACAGGAGTGTGAAGGCATGCTTAACGACGACACCCCGGAATTATTCGACATCAGAAGGCTCGCGTTGCTGGTGGAAGTCGTCGAGCAGGGATCCATTACTGCTGCAGCCGATACCATGCTCTACACTCCCTCGGCCGTTTCACAGCAACTGCGCAAGCTTGAGCAAGAGGTCGGCCAGCCGTTGCTGAACCGACGTTCGCGCGGCGTTGTTCCCACCGAGGCAGGCCAGATACTCGCAGGGCATGCCCGGAAAATTGTGGGCCAGATGCGGGCGGCCCGGTCCGACCTGGACCAAATCGCAGGCTTGAACCGCGGTTCGCTGACCATTGGTACCTTTCCCACACTCGCGGGATCATTTCTGCCCCTGGTCATCAGGGCATTCAAGAAGCGGTACCCGGCCATTGGCCTCTCCGTGCGCAGCGCACGCTTTGACGAGTTGGTCTCGGACCTTCAGTCAGGAGTGACGGGATTGTGTTTGCTGTGGGACTACCCCTGGAACCGGTTCAACGATGAATCCATCCGCATCACCGAGGTCTTCCAGGAGAGCACAGTGATTTTGGTGGCCAAGGGACACCCCTTGGCCGACCGGGAGCAAGTGGAGATGGGAGAACTCCGGAAGGAGTCATGGATAGTCCGCGCGGAAGCGCATCCGGTGGTTGAAGTGCTTCAACGTTCAGCACATGTTGCCGGCTTTGAGCCGAACATCGGCTTTTTGGCGAACGATTACCAGGAGGCGCAGGCCATGGTCAGCGTGGGTATGGGGGTGGCGATGGTGCCCAAAACGGCGGTGGCCTTGCAGCACCCCGATGTCCGCGTCCTCAGCCTTGGCCCCGATGCGCCCTTGCGTCGGGTACTCCTGGCCCAGCGCCAGGACAAGGTGTATGCCCCCGCGGAAGTGGCTTTCCACTCGACGCTCGTGGAAATAGCGCGGGCGCGGGGGCATGACTACCTCTAGTCAATGGCCGGCGTCAGAACCGGCCTGCTTCCTTGCGGACTTTTCGGCGTCCTTCCCAGCACGCACTGCTTCTGCCTCGTGCTGCTCTTCGGCCTTTTCCTGGTGGATGACTTCGGCAAAGAGTTTTTCCATTTCTTTGGCCACGCCGGCCGCCGAGGCAGGATTCTGGCCCGTGACAAGGCGGCCGTCAACCGCCACCTTCTCCTCAAAGACCCCCGCGGAGACGTGGCGCGCCCCCTGTTCCTCAAGCCGGTCTGCAAGGAAGAAGGGAATGACCTTGTCTTTGCCTGCAGCCACTTCTTCGTCATTGGTAAACGCTGCCACGTCGCGGCCCTCGACCAGCCGGAATCCGTTGTCCAGTTCTACGTTCACCAGTCCGGCCGGCCCGTGGCATACGGCACCCACCAGGCCGCCGGCGTTGTAAATGCCGGCCACCAGATTCTGCAGGCCTTCGCTGTCGGGGAAGTCCCACATGGTGCCGTGGCCACCCACGAGGTAGATGGCATCGTATTGGGCGGGATCGACGACGTCGACGCGGGCGGTGTTGTACAGCCCTGCGCGCGTTGTCTCGTCCTGGGTGAAGGCAACCTGGATGGGATCGTTTTCGTCCACTTCATCGCGTGGAGGCTGGCCTCCTTTGATGGACGCAAAATCGACGAAGTGGCCTGAATCTTTGAAGACCTTCCAGGGGTGGGCGGCTTCGGCCACGTTGTAGCCGGTTTTCTCTCCCGTGTCGCCGAGCTCGGAAACGCTGGTTACTACCATGAGGATTTTCTTCATGAAGTGCTCCTTTCGTCCACCTTCCACCCTACGCCCACCGCTTTTCGGCCCTTTCTTGGGCCCTTGGCTTCAGACTCTGGCCGGCTTTGGCAGGCGCCGGGGCCTCGTGAGGGCATCTTGAGGTCGGCCCTGGTGTTGTCGCATGCTTGAGGTATTCCCTGGACCAGGAGAGTGAGTGACATGCCCAAGACCGGCAAGAACGATCACGCCCGAAAAAACGAGTTGCCCTCAACCCTTCAGCGCTCGGACCAGAAAGCCCAGGACACGTTCGCCAAGACCTACGACTCCGCGATGGAATCCTACGACGGCGATGAGAGCAGGGCCGCCCGCACGGCCTTCGCATCGCTGAAGCACAGCTACGAGAAGGTTGGCGACCATTGGGAACCCAAGGAAGAACGTGGACCTTCCGATGACCATGCGGTGGAAGGGGCCAGCTCTGACAAACCCACTGCCGGCGGAGTGGACGCCAATGCTTCCAAGGAGCACCTCTACCGGCGGGCCCGCGAGCTGGACATCAAGGGGCGCTCAACCATGGATAAGGATGAGCTGATCCACGCACTGCAGAAGGCCAATGACGCCGTTACCAGAAAGGCCCGGGAAGGCTGATCCGGAGTGCCCATGCCGTGGCGCCCTGGTGATGGTCCGGCTTGTTCAAACTGCCTCGATGAACTGCCCTGACGAAAACTGGCGGGTGATGTCGGGCACATTATGACGCGCCTGCGAAGCCGGCCGTTTTTGGTGTTGCGTGGGAGGTAAGGCTAACCTAAATAGTCTCTACTTCCCCATGCCCTCCCGTTCCGGGCATACATCGCAGGCGGTTCCTTTGCGCACACTCAGCCTTCCCACAGCAGCCCTTGGGGTCGCTGCACTTCTCGCCCTGACCGGTTGCGGCCTCAGCGGTGGACAGACAGCCAGCACCGAAAAGGTGGCCGATACCAACCAGCGCATCGTCGTGGACAACTTCCGGGCCCCCGTGGCCAACTGGGCGTTGGAGTCCGACGCCGCGTACATCCTCTCGCTGTCCGGCTGCCTGGAAACCTTGACCAAGTACGACTCCGCCCAGGGCAAAGTGGTCCCGTTCCTTGCCACTGAGTGGAAGCAGGTCTCACCCCTGGAGTGGGACTTCACCATCCGCGAAGGCGTGAAGTTCCAGGACGGCACCGATCTCACGGCGGAGGCGGTCGCCGCCTCGCTGAACTCCGTCCTGAAGGCCAAAGTCCCTGCCCGGGCGTTCAGCCCGGCCATCGTCACTGCCGTCCAGGCCACGGACGCCAAAACCGTTCGCGTGACCACCCCGGCGGAGAACCCACTGGTGCCGTTCCGCCTGGCGAGCGTCAACACCGGCATTCTCGCCCCTGCCGCCTACGCAGGTGCCACGATTGATCCTTTCGGTCACTGCACCGGCCCGTTCACGCCGGTATCGGAAAAGGCAAAGCAGTCCTTGACGCTTGACCGCAACGAGAACTACTGGGGCGGAAAGGTGCAATTGGCGGGCGCCGAGGTCCGCTTCATCACCAACGGAGCTACCCGTGCGGCCCAAGTACAGACCGGCGAAGCGGACATTTCCCTATCCATCCCGGCTTCTGCGCTGTCCACCCTTGAAAGCGCACCTGATGTTTCGGTCCTGAAGGCAGATTCGCCCCGCACGGCCACCTTGTACATGAACAACGGCCGGGCACCTTTCAACAACGTCGATTTCCGCAAGGCACTCCGGTCCGCATTGGACCTGGAAGCTTTGGCAGCCAGCGTCTACGAAGGCGCGGCGCTGCCTGCCACCGGTCCTTTCGCGCCCTCCGAGCCCTGGGCGTCCAGCGAAGCCAAGGCGCCCAAGCAGAACCTGGACGAAGCGAAGAAACTCCTGGCCGATGCCGGTTACACCGCGGACAAACCGCTGGAGATCATCGCCATTGTGGAGCGGGCAGAGTTCGCCGACGTAGCAACAGTGATCCAGGACAACCTCAAGGACATCGGTGTACCGGTGACCATCCAGGCCAAGGAATACGCCTCGGCTGAACCGGACGTCCTGGCCGGGAACTATGACATGATCCTGAGCCAGCGCAACCGGCTCATCGACATCGCAGATCCCATTGGTTTCCTGACGGCCGATTACACCTGCAAGGGGACGTACAACCTGAGCCACTTCTGCAACGAGGACTACGACGCCATCATCGCCGAAGCAGCCAAGACCTCCAACACCGAGGAACGGTACAAGCTGTATGCCAAAGCCGGTCAACTCCTTAACGACCAAGCCGTGAACCTCTGGCTGGTCAATGAACAAGCCACGGACGCTGTCCGCAGCAACGTCCTGTCCTACGCCCAGGATCCGCTGTCCCGGTATGTCCTGACTGCGCAGACGGCCAAGGCCGGCTCCTAGCAACGGGCCGGGACAAGCTAGAAGCGTATGATCACCTTCCTTGCGAGGCGGACGGCGACCCTGGTGGTCGCCGTCCTGCTGTCGTCTTTCGCCGTCTTCCTGATTCCGTATGTGACTCCGGGCGATCCTGTCAGGAAAATCATCCGTTCCAGGGTGGCAGGAGATGTCGTTGATGAGGCAACGGTCCAGGCACTGGCGGACAGCCTGGGATTGAACGATCCCCTTCCCGCCCAATATCTGCGGTGGCTGGGTGATTTCTTCACCGGTGACATGGGGTTGTCCCACATCAGCCGGACACCGGTGATCGATCAAGTGATGCCTGCTTTGGGGATCACCGTCAGCCTTGTCCTGGTGGCCTTGGGCGCTGCTTTAGTGGTGTCCCTGCCGTTGGGGATCGTGGCGGCCCTGAAGCAAGGCAGCAAAACCGACAAACTCATCACTACCGTCACGCAGTCTTTCATTGCCATGCCGGAATACTGGCTGGCACCCCTGCTGGTGCTGGTCTTTGCACTGAGGCTTGCCTGGCTTCCTTCGGCAGGGTGGAACACGGCGTCCTCCATCGTCCTGCCCGCCGCGACGCTGGCCCTGCGCCCTATCAGCTTCTTCACGTCAGCAGTCCGCTCGGGCATGATCGATGCCCTGGAAGCCGAACACATCCAGGCGGCCCGGGCCCGGGGCCTCAGCCACGTCCAGACGGTCCTGCAGCATGTGATTCCCAACGGACTGGTTCCCTTGTCCACTTTGTTCGCGGTGTGGTTCGCGGGGCTTCTGGGAGGTTCGGTGATTGTGGAGGTAATCTTCGCAATCCCCGGCATGGGACGGCTCCTCTACGACGCCGTGGTCAATAGTGACATCCCCCTGGCGCAGGGAGGCGTGGTGGTTGTGGTGGCGTTGGCCGTTGCCATCACCACTCTGGCGGACTTCCTGCACCGGATTCTGAGCCCAAAGGTGAGTGGCGCCCTTGCGTAAACGGTCAGTGCTCGACGGCGCCGCCGTCGTTATTCTTGTCCTGATAGTCGCCGCCGTGGCGGCTGCGCCGTGGTTGGCGCCTTTTCCTCCGGAGGACCAGAACCTCGCTGTGCGGCTTGCGCCGCCCAGTGCCACACACTGGCTGGGGACAGACCACCTCGGGCGGGATACGCTGAGCCGCTTGCTCGACGGCGGTCGGTTCTCCCTGGTGGTGGCGGCACTGGCTACCCTCCTGACGGGGATCATCGGGTTGGGGATCGGTGTGCTCAGCGCCCGGCGGAAGGGTTGGGTAGATGAACTGTTCACCCGTACCAATGACGTTTTGTTGGCGCTGCCGGAGATGGTGGTGGCATTGTTCATCGTTGCTGCCATGGGCACCGGATTTACGTCGCTGCTGGTCGCGTTGACGGTGACAGGGTGGACGCCCTTTGCCCGCCTGGCGCGGACATTGGCCTATGACGTCTCTGCGCGCGGCTTCGTCGAAGCAGCGCGTGTGGTGGGCTGTTCGCCGTCGTTCATTGTGTTCCGCCACATCATCCCGCACCTCGCCGCCCCCATGCTGGGGCAGGCGACGCTGCGTTTCGGGCAGCTCCTGATCAGCGTGGGAGCCCTGTCCTACCTGGGCCTGGGCGTTCAGCCGCCGCAATCGGACTGGGGTTCGATGGTGGCAGCGGCCCAGCCATACGCGGAGCGGGCGCCGTGGGGGATTGTTGCTCCGGGACTCACCATCTTCCTGGTTGCCCTTTGTGTCACGCTGATCGGTCAGCGGACATCACGGCGGGCAGCCGATCCGGTGGATGTCCTGGTGGTGGAGGGCCAGCATGCCTGAGCTGGTGATCGAGGACCTGACGGTGGTGGGTGCCGACGCCGCGCGCCCGGTCCTTTCCGGCGTGAGCCTTGCAGTACATCCCGGCGAGTTTGTAGCGCTCGTGGGCGGTTCGGGGTCGGGCAAGACCATGACTGCCCGGTCCGTCCTGCAGTTGCTGCCGGAGCAGTTGCGGATTGCTTCGGGGTCCATCCATGTGGGCTCCATTGACGTGACCTGTGCCCCTGAAGGTGAACTGAACCGCATCCGGGGTGGCCGGCTGGGGATGCTGTTCCAACAGCCCAAGAAGATGTTCAACCCCAATAAGACCATCCGCGCCCATCTCAGGGAACCACTGCGTCTCCATTCAGGCCTGCGCGGTAAAGCTGCGGACGCCAAGGTGCTGGAGCTGTTGGGTGAAGTGGGATTCGAGGATCCGCAGTGGGGCGCCAGGTCCTACCCGCATCAACTTTCCGGTGGCATGGCCCAGCGTGCAATGACAGCCATGGCCTTGGCGGGCCAGCCTGGAATCCTGCTTGCCGACGAGCCGACGTCCGCGCTGGACAAGGTCCTGGAACGCCAGATCCTGCAGTTGCTGGACCGCGAACGGAGCCAGCGCGGACTGGGAATTCTCTACATCACCCACAACCTGGCTTCCGTTGCGGCCTTTGCTGACCGAGTGTTGGTGATGGACGCAGGGAAGATCGTGGAGTCCGGCACTACCGAAGAAGTGTTGGGAAGTCCGAGGACGCCCTACACGCAGAGGCTCCTGGAAGCCTCGAACCTACTGCCATCGGGGACTGTGAAGCAGCCGAAGCCGGGCCCCGCTGTCCTCACCCTGAACGGCGTGGTGAAGAACTTCGGACGAAGCAGGCGGGGCCGCACTCCAGCGCTGGATGCTGTTTCCCTTGAACTGAACAAGGGCGAGATCCTCGGGGTGCTCGGCCAGTCAGGATCGGGGAAAAGCACCCTCGCCCGGTCCATCGTCGGTCTTGAAGGAATCAGCAGCGGCAGCATCACCCGGGCTCTGTCGGCAGGCCGCCTTACGGATAACACTGCCGTCCAATTGGTGTTCCAGGAACCACACGACGCCTTCGACCCGCGCATGACGCTCCGCGCCAGCCTGGAAGCACCTTTACCGCGGGAACTTTCAGCGGGCTTGAAAACGCAGCGGCTGAACGATGCCATGACCGAGGTGGAATTGGACCCCGCGCTGCTGGACAGGCGCCCCGGCCAATGCTCCGGAGGCCAGTTGCAGCGGGTCACCATCGCCAGGGCACTCCTGCTGGAGCCCGAGGTGCTCATTTGCGACGAAGCAACCTCTGCCCTGGATGCCCTGACACAGAGAACCATCCTTGATCTGCTGCAACGCCTGCACCGCGAACGGGGACTCTCCCTGATGATGATCACCCACGACATGGACGTGGTCCGCCACATGTGCCAGCGCGTAGCCGTCCTTTACCAAGGGCGGTTGGTGGAGCTGACGGACACGGACAAGTTCTTCACTGACCCCCAGCACCACCACAGCAAAGACTTGGTCTCGGCAGCGATTCCCTGCAGGGGATTGCATCTGAAAAAGATGAGGACACCCCTGCACGGGCAGGGAGCAAGCGCCAACTCAAATACCGCGTGAACCGATGCCTGGGTTCCGCAAAAAGATCATCATGCTTACTATTGTGGGGCGGCGCGTGATGTCAGAGCTGCAGAGCACACATTGGAGCGGACATGGCACTGAGCAAGGGAACCCACGTGGAGTGGAATACCTCCCAAGGAAAGACGCACGGAAAGATCCTGGAAAAGAAGACCAGCGACTTCGAGCTTGACGCCAACACCCATCGGGCCTCCGAAGAAGATCCGCAGTACGTTGTTGAATCCGAAAAAACGGGTGCACGGGCGGCGCACAAAGGCTCGGCCCTTACCGAGAAGAAGTAGGCCCATGTCCAACCACCATGATGTAGTCATCATCGGCGGAGGTAATGCTGGGGTATCGCTGGCGGCACGCCTAAGGCGCTACGGGGTCAAGGATATCGCCCTCATTGAGCCCAAGGACCATCACCTCTATCAGCCGCTGTTCTCCCATATTGCCGGTGGCAGGGCTGAGGTCAAGGAGGCCATCCGCAGCCAGTCATCCGTGACGCCCAAGGGAGTTGCCTGGATCAAGGACAAAGCTGTGGATGTAGACACCACCGCCAACGCAGTGTTGCTGGCAACGGGCAGAACCGTAAGCTACCAGCACCTGGTTGTTTGTCCAGGGCTTCAGTACCAGTGGGATGCTGTGCCGGGCTTGGCGGAGGCTGTCCATTCCCCCTACGGCGCTTCGCATTATGAGTTCGAGCTCGCCCCGAAAGCCTGGTCCCTTCTGCGCAGCGTGCGGTCCGGCACCGTAATTTTCACCATGCCATCAGGGCCCATCAAATGTGGGGGTGCCAGTCAGAAGCCGATGTACCTGGCCTGTGACTACTGGCGTGAACAGGGCGTTCTGGACAATATCCGGGTAGTGATGGTGCAGCCCTATCCCACAGTGTTCGGCGTGCCCGAGGTAGACAGGGAGCTTGAGCGGATCATCGCCGCGTACGGCATTGAACTGCGGACAAACAGCGAATTGGTGGCTGTGGATCCCGTAGGCAGGCAGGCAACCATCCGCAACATAGTCACCGGTACAACAGAGGACCTGGCCTACGACGTCCTCAATGCGGTGCCGCCCCAGTCGGCACCGGACTGGCTCGCGGCAACGGACTTGCCGGCCCCTGGCCGGCAGGATGGATTTGTCGAAGTCGATACCGAGACGTTGCGCCACGTCCGCTTCGCTAATATTTGGTCCCTCGGCGACGCCGCAGCCACCACCAATTCCAAGGCCGGCGGCGCGCTGCGGAAGCAGACCAAGGTGCTGGCCAGGAACCTGGTTGCCGCGCGCCGTGGAAAACCGCCGGTGATGAAATACAACGGCTATTCAGTGTGCCCCTTCACCGTCTCCCGCACCACGGTGGTCTTTGCCGAGTTCGATCACCGGTACCGCCCGATGCCCACCTTTCCCCGGGTGCCCACGTGGAAGGAAAGCCGGTTGTCGTGGTGGGTGGACCGCATCATGTTCCCCAAGGTCTACTGGCACATGATCCTCAAAGGCCGGGCCTGAGGAGTCCGTTCCCACCACGGCACCGCGTAGTTTGGGGCTACGGCGTGGGACTTCCACCGTTGACGTTCAAAGTCTCGCCCACCACATAACTTGATTCGGGCGAGGCCAGGAACACATAGGCCGGTGCGAGCTCTGCCGGCTGGCCGGCGCGGCCCAGGGGAGTGGACTGGCCGAACTCCGGCAAGGCTTCCTTGGGCTGGCCGCTGCTGACCTGAAGCGGTGTCCAAATGGGACCCGGGGCCACAGCGTTG from Arthrobacter sp. StoSoilB20 includes these protein-coding regions:
- a CDS encoding FAD/NAD(P)-binding oxidoreductase: MSNHHDVVIIGGGNAGVSLAARLRRYGVKDIALIEPKDHHLYQPLFSHIAGGRAEVKEAIRSQSSVTPKGVAWIKDKAVDVDTTANAVLLATGRTVSYQHLVVCPGLQYQWDAVPGLAEAVHSPYGASHYEFELAPKAWSLLRSVRSGTVIFTMPSGPIKCGGASQKPMYLACDYWREQGVLDNIRVVMVQPYPTVFGVPEVDRELERIIAAYGIELRTNSELVAVDPVGRQATIRNIVTGTTEDLAYDVLNAVPPQSAPDWLAATDLPAPGRQDGFVEVDTETLRHVRFANIWSLGDAAATTNSKAGGALRKQTKVLARNLVAARRGKPPVMKYNGYSVCPFTVSRTTVVFAEFDHRYRPMPTFPRVPTWKESRLSWWVDRIMFPKVYWHMILKGRA
- a CDS encoding DUF2945 domain-containing protein translates to MALSKGTHVEWNTSQGKTHGKILEKKTSDFELDANTHRASEEDPQYVVESEKTGARAAHKGSALTEKK
- a CDS encoding ABC transporter ATP-binding protein, with product MPELVIEDLTVVGADAARPVLSGVSLAVHPGEFVALVGGSGSGKTMTARSVLQLLPEQLRIASGSIHVGSIDVTCAPEGELNRIRGGRLGMLFQQPKKMFNPNKTIRAHLREPLRLHSGLRGKAADAKVLELLGEVGFEDPQWGARSYPHQLSGGMAQRAMTAMALAGQPGILLADEPTSALDKVLERQILQLLDRERSQRGLGILYITHNLASVAAFADRVLVMDAGKIVESGTTEEVLGSPRTPYTQRLLEASNLLPSGTVKQPKPGPAVLTLNGVVKNFGRSRRGRTPALDAVSLELNKGEILGVLGQSGSGKSTLARSIVGLEGISSGSITRALSAGRLTDNTAVQLVFQEPHDAFDPRMTLRASLEAPLPRELSAGLKTQRLNDAMTEVELDPALLDRRPGQCSGGQLQRVTIARALLLEPEVLICDEATSALDALTQRTILDLLQRLHRERGLSLMMITHDMDVVRHMCQRVAVLYQGRLVELTDTDKFFTDPQHHHSKDLVSAAIPCRGLHLKKMRTPLHGQGASANSNTA